A segment of the Asterias amurensis chromosome 11, ASM3211899v1 genome:
CAGGGACTAGTATTTTAGCTTTACGGATCAAAATTTACTGCACTACCGTGGATTTAGTTTATGAATTGGTCTCTAAAATACTTTTATACTACAAACCCCTTGACCATGTGCAGGCTTTTCATTTAGTGTAGCATTTAACCCTTTTAAGGCAATAACAGCCGCAAGCCGCTTGTACCAAATTGCCCAAAGTGGCTGCAAACAGCTGCAAGATTTAACCTACATCCACTTACAcaaagaggtcaaagtaaaggtcatgtcaAATTATGAAACTTTCCAATCTTTCCTTAATTAACATAGCATGCAAATTTCTAATATCGAAACAAATTTtcagaaatgaatggtctctaaAGGGTATTAATGATGCAAGAGAAGGGGTTCTATTTGCAACCCTATAATAAAATACCACTAAACTTGTTTTCCCGATAAATTTGTAGTTTCTTCTTATAGATGATTGCATGAATACTCACCGCCATGAAGCTTGATGTAAAATGAGTAAACATGTTATCCGAGAACATCCCTGTGCTTATTAGAATCTGCTTGAACTGATCGTACAGCGACAGCTGTGAAACAAACAGacacacaaaatattaacaattattttaactaTGCTGTCTGGGTTATTCTTCATTTCTGGCATTGGTCGAAAGACGGCAAAATTTGATGTCCTGCATGGAATACAGTATGCTGTAAAATACagtatggaaaaaaaaactatggcacAGAATAACAACAGTGAACAACACAAAATACTGTAAACACTACATTATTGGCCTgaacctctgacgtcacactccaAGGCTTGTGAACATTCCCAGATACCAGCCTGACTGGATGTTTccagatgtacctttgaccATTTTTAACACTACATGTTTTTCTACTTCTACTTCAATACTTGGCATAGTCCTTCAGTCAGGATGTAAACGCCAAGGATACatgatgtacatgatgtacataaCATTATGCAGACGCTGCATGCAGACGATCCAAAGTACAAGCTGACATCATCatcacctcagaccaatcataacacagagATATGGGGGTGCTTACGTTCAGCatatttatccaatgaaatcattgtgtccaatgaaatcattgatcTTGTGTCACCAGTACCTGTCTCCATCCTTGCTGACAAACACACTGGGGACCAGTAATAGATTAGTGCCAGTCTTACCTATGAATAAAGATTGGACCCGTCTATTACCTCTTCTGCGAATTTAAAGTACCATCACTTTATTCTGCTTTTTAAAAGAAGTTTTATATTACCTGTCCGACAGTCATGAAGACTGCTCTAATGATAGCCATCGAGGCTCCGTTATAAAGACTTCGGAATCCCTCTGGtaaacatgaaaaaaacaaagcagAACATGAAATATGCATAGTTCAGTGGGGCTCAAAAtgtacactggaccacaggcccaaAATCCAACTCATAGTCACATGGAAAAAGTAAagtaggaaaacaaaaaacttgtgtACATTTGCAAAGGATAGCTTACGTAATTCAAAACCATAGTCAGACACTAAGatggttgactgtgtactgtgtagatgcattcactacactttatcatattgcaggctggcatagtttatctatcattcaaaactatGGCGTATGATATTGAaaggtcagacagtaggagggttgactgtgaactGTGTTTGGAGGAGAGAAAAACTGAAGCCATGAACCTACTACTTACCATGTTTATACACTTTCCACAGGCCATCAAATGCATGCTTGTAACTACAAGTAAATACAAGAACAGACACACATTAAATGCATGCAGTGATTGAAAATGGTAAGCAGACATACTACAATAATATCAGTATGGTGATAAACCAAAGTGCAAGAGAGAGTACATTGACTAACAGTCGATTCATACCAAAGGCCAAAGAATAACCTCATAGACAATCAAAGCTTGCAGAATTAATGTAATATAATTCCACttgcattgaaaaaaaaaaaacagctttcGGCAAAGCAGCCTAAAAAGTATTTCAACTTTTCAACATATTATAAGACTTGCTGAAAGACAAATAACAAGATTTTTaattatcataataataatatttttagtcTGAAACCAAAGTCGTTATGGAGAGATGGAAAGGGGGTTTTGCCCCTGTGTTTCTACAAAGCGcaccacatcaccttgtaaacccttacaaagtacatgtactgggTTTTCAAAACTTAACCTGTCTCGTACATTAGTAACAAGCGATATGGGATGGCCAtagataaagcgctatatagtttttcagaaatttgtcTACATGTACCCTTCTACATAAACTAGACTAGCCACTGCCAACAAGGCATCTAAATATTGACCCTTGATAGTTCTgataaaatgttaacaaaacaaagtgtaaaaagactaggtttagtttagttttagaAACAGGTTGACCAGGTGATATTCATCAAAGAGGCTTTCGGAAATGGATTGTTGACCCTGATATTCAATAACTGTCAAGTGGTACCAGTACAAATAACAATGCTAGGTTGGGCAATGATTTGTGGACAAATATAAATTACAATACACGTACAAAACATGACAATTATTCACCAAGGTACACAAATAATAAAGCCCACTGTgtctcaaataaaaaatattttgcaggaacaagaacaaaattaatttaaatacaGCTTAGCTTAATATTATAATCTGATTCTTTGGTAAAGTCAGAAAGTAGTTAAACTAGTAAAATGTCCGTTATATGTATCAATTTTTACCCTCCCTTTGAAACTGAACAATTTTGCTTTATAAGATGAATTTTGATGTCTGTCTCGCACATCATTGTGATGAACATGGCTAGTCCAAAAAAtaagtttacttttgttggtCAACCTTTTTTACTAGTGACTACAGATTGTCCGTTAGATTTGTTGACAAATGCTGCACAATTATATTTTGTGTATTGCTTTGGGGTGCCTGTGATGACTTACATGACATACAGTTAAATAAAATGCTTACCTAAGAATTTGTGATTAAACTTTATTTTGGCTTATATTAAAAGCAACACACAAATAGAGGAAATGGTATACATTACTTTCTCTGTTTATCTGGAGAGACTTTGATATCGTTCTGCATTCTTACATTGATCATATCTGCAGGGGCACCCACTAACCCACCACAAGCACCTGTATAGAGATAAACCAAAAATCTCTGCTGGTAAACAAGACTATAACTAACAGGGAGGCAGAAATATTgaacaaatacatgtaacaaaataTTACAGTCAAGCTCATTGCATTTCTAAATAAACTACGAGTCAGGTCAAAAGATAGCATTATTATGAATACAAATTTACTACAAATTTGTGATAGCAGacttctgaaaaataataaataataattaataaatcaTATTTccaaaagatgaaaacaaaaaatgattgCAATTACTCTGAATTTTGTGATCAAGTGTTTCAAGTCATCAAAGTTCATTTGATGGTTTTAAAATTCAACCAAAGTATCAAAATGAATTTCCCTTTAAACACTGCTCTCATGTGATGATATGACAATTTTGGGCCAACGAAACAAATACTACCAAGAGTTGTTTATTGTATCAAACAGTACTGAGCACACTTTAATGGCAAGGAATTTAGGGCCACAAACTTGTGATTCCAAGTGTCTAGTTGGGACTCTTGTTCATGTACACTGTAGATGGTTTTgcaatttaaacaaaagtatcAAAATGCAGTGCACTATGCTAATTGGTTTGATAACTTTGTCTGTTGACTAAGAAGATTGTAAACATGAATTACATCAGTGCAATCTGGAATTATCTGGTCTCATCTGGATTTTCCTACTAATGTCGGACGAGGTTGTGAATTCGTATAACGGAGACTGTTTCAACACTGTCTGAATAAAGCTTAAAACATGAACGTGTACCtttgattttgttaaacaatttgATCGTTCTaatcctacatacatgtagaagtaTACAACAGAAATAACCGGTGAAAAATTATTCTCAAAAATagtagcctttttgagatagcACAACAAAAAAGGAGCAGTTTAGTCCAGGCAGGAAGGATAATCCGTAAATGGGGAAAATTATTGGTTTTTCTTGTTGTTTGTGACATCTGTACAGTCATcaaaaagtttttgtatttagcgaacttttttttataaaaaagaagaaaaaacaaccgaAATCTTTAGTCTCACTTCTTCTCAACAATGTAAAGTTattatcacaatttttcagaaatgTGACTTCAAGCACTGCATTGAACAATACATGGTTGAAAGTTACTGCTGCAATTTTGAGTATTCAATGACAAAAATCTCTTCCTAGGAAATTGTAATGGTAATCCACAATGCGAGTCAGTAAGGGTCGGTAAGTGAGTGAACTCTGATCCACTGTGTTATTTGAGCACTTGACATAACTACAAATCAATCAAATTACATGAATCTGAAGTGATGGGTAAACTTAGTTTGACCCTGGCCCCCAAAAGAAactatgaatgtttgtttttgttgtagtaTTTGGAGTTAGTACTTAACTTTGCGAACTTTAAACCACTGAATACTAGTTCATTGATGAAAGCACAACTTTTAGTTAGCCCAAAACATTTATGCTTTAAATACCTGAATACAGTTACCAGCCAATCCAAAATATCTCATGTACATTTTTATAGTACTGAAAACCCTCATACTCTCACAAAATGGTAACAAAAAACCCTCATATTTCTAGTAATACTGCCAGTGACTTGTGACTATCCATTTGAAACCATAGTTGGTGATATTGTATGGTCAGACaataggagggttgactgtgtactgtagaTTGTATTAACCACTTGATATCATATTGCATAAAACCATAGTGGGTGATATTTAGACAGTacagggttgactgtgtactgtaccACGTGATATCATACTGCATAACACCATAGTGGGTGATATTTAATGGTTAGACAGTTGGAGGTTTGACTGTGTACTGAAGATGCATTCACCATATATGATATCGTTTTGCACAAAACCATAATTCAATCAAGGTTTCCaatgtatgttttgtttacataccTGATCCTGCAGCAAGTAGAGCCTTCTTATAAAACGGAAGAGGTTTATGGGTAGGATCGTCGGCCATTAACCGATCCTTCAAACCTTCATACAACGCAAATCTTGTTAATGAGTAACTCATctaacgagaaaaaaaaaaggaattattaGTTACGACTGCCtcaaggataaagaatattgagTTTATTCAGTGCTTTCCCAAATACTGTAGAAAACCTCCACAGGCATTCTAAATcctcagtcgtgacacttgtgttcttaagcaagacacttaaccattgattCGTCCATCGgataggacgtaaagccgttggtctcatgtattgtgtaacgcatgtaaaagaacccagtgccctTATCGAAAAAAGAAGAgatttgccccggtgttcctggatgtggctgctaaatgcgccgtagtaccttataaggtgctacataattgggtctcagaattcatcactgcaataacttaTCTTTCTGAAATGTGTTGATGACTCACAATCAACTACTTGAAACTATACCTTGATTAGTGGTGTATTCAAGGTGGACAGTGCTAGGTGGGCCTGCCCAGAACTCACAATTTTTTGCCCAGCACATTGAGCAAAATGCATTATGACACCCTGCATTAATTCAAATtattgtccactgtgcattTTTCTGAGAACAGCTAATGATAAGAattatcaaatgtcacagagaaagaacacagtcaaagTTCCtctcaacttattgcatggccccataacatGAACAGTTTTGAAAGCTGACGTCATGCCTTAAGCTTGCACTTCAACAGTGATGGCCACATATAAAAACAAGAATAATGTTGTTGATCCACTCGTCCTTAGAGGActtcgaaaaaaaaatcagatttatAGCCTACCAtgaaaattggtctagctacaaccctgaCTACAGCTACAACCAGCATTAGTGACACAATCAATGATTTAAAATCTACAAGTAGGCACTACGCTTCACACCATGGTGTTACAGAACAGTTAAGTCCAGTTTAATTTGTAATCATGCAAAGATTCAAATCCTACCATTTAAAATAAAGGACAGTCAGGTCTGTATGCTTctcttttgaaagggcaaggacaccaaggcattttctccgtgTTCAAGGGCACCCTAATGACGAAATTGAAAATTGTTAACTTctacatttcaagggcaccaaggcaatgaccaggggggcatggaggcaatcgtctttGTTGCCTTtatgaaatatcaggcctggacAACCATTACATACCTGTCTACATATGGAAGCACTAAGTCCATTGTACAGCGCTAGGACACCTTTATTGCGTACAATGAAAACGGCCATCCCTGATGCCCGGTACTTCACTTGCTGCTGTGTCTGCAGATGAACCTATCATAAGAAAAAGTAGACTTAGTTTATTTAGCTCTTCACCCCTTCACATCCTCTAACACCTGCCCCCTTGAGTTTGAAACTCCAACACTATCAGCAGCCAAGTTGGGGGAGGGGAACTGGGGGAGGGGAACTGGGGGAGGGGAACTGGGGGAGGGGAACTGGGGGAGAAGCACTGGGGGTCATGAACCCCAATAGGACCCTTGCTTGGAAGGCTCAAGAGCCCTCACAAAAGATAgccaagttattattattattttttaatattatttcattttaataaAACCACAAATCAAGGCCCAAGGGCCAAATTGCATGTGACTGTACAGATAAATGTATTAAAAGTATGGAGTAGATCAACTTTTTTTAGCTGATGATTCTAATTTCTGAGCAAAATATAACGAGTTGTGCTAATTTTTTGAAATGGCATAAATACAGAATCAGTTCAGTAAATGCATCTCTGTTATTACTTTAATGGAAATATTAATCTTGGCAGCTTTCTCCCTCCACAGTGGTCCGCTAGCCAAATGATAGTTAAAACACCAAAATATTAGTCAAAATTCTCTCCTAGTGATCTGGTTGCCCATATGAAGGTATGTTTTAAAAAGCTTGTAAATTCAAGATTTTTGTTGTACAGCAGCGACATGAGCGCCGCTTGCTGTGGATACCCGCACTCTATCATCCAGTTATCATCTactaatataatataaaaccTTACCTTAATAAGGTCTAATGGATGGGTGAAGCAAGCGGCTCCAGCGGAGGCTAAGCCACCAAAATACCATCGAGGATGCAGCTGAGTGCGATCAATGACAGACATCCTGATGCTGTGTGTGTTTCACTTTTCTTCAAACTCCACACTAAAAAAGAACCTCTGGCCACGAGTGTTTTGTCTTTTGGTTTCAACCTTAACAGGGAATATTTCAGAGTCCACAATTTAATATTGTGAATATACCCTGTGCAGCTTCCATTTCTTGGATGTGTGGTGTGATATGTGTCGCTAAAAGATGAGACAATGACACAATAGGGTTGTGTCTAATCAGTTTTTTTAAAGCTGATTATAGGAGGTCGATATTGAGATTGTGCCTATCAGGTCCAAGGTACTCTTCAAACACTCTTGGTTTATCAGTTCGTCTGTTTGGACTAATACTTCGGTAGGCCCAATATCCCAATCTTGctctgaacaaacaaacaaatctgtgaataaaACAGAGTTAAGAAACAATCATATCTTTCTACTGTGACCATActaaaagtttaaaacaaacgAGGATTAATTTTGCTGTCTTTGTCTGATGACCGCACTTGTTGACCAATGCTTTCTCAATCTCAAGGTGTTAATACGACACtattcaaaatgaaataattgtttttttaaataaaaggtacaaattttgaatttgaattttgaattgGATAGTTTCTTTACCAAACAGTGGCAGGAATAAAAAATGTCTACATCCTGCCAACCTTATTCATTTGTTGTTatataatcatggaggtagaatttgaatgatgaataaaatagtaattaatttattaatgagatattccttttaagtttttgtaaaaattagtgaaaaagtgttgCCACTGACTgctggcaggatacggaaacgAAAGGTCTTCAAATTCAACTTCTCAAATAAggtaaaaattaaagaaaatctTAGTTAGGCCTGCCCTACTAGGgcatagttattattattataataattaatatagtCAAACTTAATTTTGTTCTGCATTGTAAAAACCTTAATTAGTACAGCCTGTACTACAGGTCTAcaggacgtcagtgcagtggcCTACGGAAAATGCAATACGACTCTAACGAGCGATGGCTACGGGGAGTACGTCGTGATGATTTGATTTTGACTttgatttgacattttttttgattgaaaaaaatgaaagcagCAGCCATACCCAAACAAGTTGGTTTCGTTACTATTAACTGATTTCGTTTTTCTAAAGATTTACTAAGCACGATAACTTACCATCATGGCGAGTGTTCAATCAAACAGAAAGACCGTTTGGGTGGAAACCTGGATCCTAGATCTGCAGATAAGATCATCCTGCCACCACCATCATAAATAACACTGACCTCAAAAACATGCCTCGCTGGCAGTTCAGAGTTCACGAAGTAAATAAACAACATAAAGAAACGTGGTtggaagagggcgctatataaataaacaaataataaaacgtGGTAAATATGAAGAGGGCGCTACGCTGCTTGCGTGTTTGCGTAGTCTTTATTACAAAACGTTTAGTTTGATTGGGTTCACTTTTGTACAGCGAGTCCTTACGTAACACCCACGTGCAAAGACAAAACAAGCATTGAATTAAGACCATACATTAAAGCTAAAGCTGAGGAAAGTGACAGTAACAGATGTCACAAAAACAGAAGAATACTTCTCAAGAATTTCTCTAAATAACTGGATGCAACTTGAATACAAGTCGTAAGTACTGCTTGCAAAGTGTTGAAAGAATTTTTTCTTGTTGTCGTTTCTATTGCAATTGGTTGATATGTAGTTGGAGAAATAGCGTAGaatttaagtttatttttactcacttttttttaataatgtctgAATTGTCGATTGCATTAGTTTCGTGataaattttaaacttttaattttgtttactttggtGTTGAGGATTTATAGGTTAAGCTTCAGCTTATGTGCCCCTCTTGACTTGCCTAGTTTGGCGTTGGTAAGGGCTGTACTTCAGAGGCTGGGAACTCCAGTGTTTTCCCAGCATGTCCAGCTCCCCCTAAAAATTGGCAGGTTGATCATGGAGTTACTGTTAGTTAGTGTTAGTCTTTAGACTAGACTAGGACTTAGTTAGACCTACTCCTAAAACTATAATGAGGTTTCGTTTGGCTATCGTCTCCTGTTACAGGAGatgatagccggacgaaacctcatagttctaagAGTAGAGTTAGACCCAGCACCCAtgagtaactggggcgctgaaTAGATaaagcccaggttggactcctccgtggcactgactgacgtcctaccagcaGGTCTaaggcgctgtactcctttttcccTCAAAATTTTGTCAACATCGGTCATAGCTATAGTATGACCGATcgataataacaaaataagtaCAGTGCCCCAGTTGCTGGGTCTAGCAGATTGTCATTGAATTTTATTTGATGAAGATTCAGGAAGTCATTTATACTCCGGACTGCAAAAGTCCTTTGTCTACGCCTCATCCTAGTCTTGCAGTGAGGCTTCTTAATTTTAAGCTTGTGACCCCTTGTTCTGGATTTCATATTCTTTTCAAACTTTTCTTTGacacatattttttaaacataaattgtGTTAAGGAAAGTAGGCTATTCTCACTTGATTTAGTTGCAATATTTGTAACCCTCCATCCATCCTTTTGACGGACAAAAGGAGGATCGAACCAACTACAAGCAGACTACACTAACAGTATACACAAGTTTGTTTAATAAGTTGGTCACCCCACCCATAGGATGGCAAGTCCACTTTTTTATTGGGCTTCACATGACACATGAGGAGCAACCCAACAGTATTGTAATGTATTACCAATGCGCCAGACGTGTTTCAAAGTGTAATGTTTCACAATATGTTTATACTGTCAAACCCTGCTaggctgctgtaggcttctttATACCATGAGGTTTTTGttgccattcatttttttttaagagtgagtaccaaacaaatttaacttccCAACAAGTTGGCCTATCagttcaggggtggatttcacaaagagttaggactagtcttatctcgagttaggaccatttactcgtcctaacttaggactatccatgcaatttgtatatctcctaggactagtctaagttaggactagtcctaactctttgtgaaatcgaccccaggatttatttgtacttgttttatttttataacaacaTCCAACAACGCCAATAACAGGATAGGAAACCAGAAAAAGTTGTTCAGTTTTAAAGGAAGAAAAACCCTCGATCAAACCCACACACATCAGGAAGGGACCTTTTTATAATGAATCCCTTTTATAATCAAACTTCCTGGATTGTGTCATTATACTATTGATGAACTACATGAACTATTAGTTTCATTTTGAGAACAttcaaaaatcataaaattcACAAAGGTTTGGTAACGGTTTTCTCTGAATATAGTTTATCTTTTAAGCAACAATTTATTGTCAATAAACTGAGTTATTAAAGTAGAGGCACTGCTTTTGATTATattgtaaacaataaaataatagtggcttcttatatatcTGTcatgcagtgacgctcatggtgcTTCAATAttgttacccctggtcacttagccttaaatcattccttaaaccatctccgCTCTCTGGGGAGTAtgtacagcctgtgctgccaaatatcaAGTGACCATTTCCGCTCTCTGGGGAGTAtgtacagcctgtgctgccaaatatcaAGTGACCATTTCCGCTCTCTGGGGAGTAtgtacagcctgtgctgccaaatatcaAGTGACCATTTCCGCTCTCTGGGGAGTAtgtacagcctgtgctgccaaatatcaAGTGCACTATCAcatgaaccatctctgccctcgctggtacccatttacccctgggtggagagaagctttggttaagtgtcttgctcaaggacacaacttgagttcgaacccacactctgccaaacagaaacagcagagcttgagttcggtgctctcaTCCGCTCGACCACAACCTCCCCCATTgtgacaaccaaaaataagtTCTTTATAAGAATTAGGACCCACAAACCCTTTTTCAGGCCCATGATGCCAAGTACACATTTTACGTGAATCTTTGTAAATTTGTtcacataattaaaacatttccTAGTAATTCTTGTTTAAAGCTTGCGTAACATCTTTCAAATGAATATATGTTTgctgatattttgttttggaTTAATGCAAAACAAACTTGCAAAACTCAGTGGAGAGTGTACTTTGTCAGCCATTTGTTCAAACACTCCTTCTTTTGTTAGTTTTGTTTCCTgctttacaaagttttatacaaGTCAAGAACATTTGAGTttcatttgaatttgaaaaaaacaacaacatacttttggtagttgtcaaagaccagtaaatcctttgtgtatcccaacatagtgtaaaataaaaaaattaatgtggaAAATTTTGCTCAATTGTTCATAGAAGTAgcaagaaaaatgaaaaaaataacaccctctgtgttgcataaaattgtgtgttttcagatgcactatgcctgaagtctttgtaaatttgattttgtgtgtGATAAATAACCTCTGTTTCCAAAAACATAATTTCAACTTAGGGTATTTTatgatatcaacagctcttcagttCTCTTTACCAAGTCATATTTTAAAGtccattaatttttggagtaactaccaaaggtaTAGGCCTAACCTCCTTTAGAAATCCCATTTAAAAAACCTGAATATAGTGATATATGCATCATTGAAAGCTATAACTTTAAACTTCTTCCTgtgaaaatcaaacaaaacttgaCTGTTACTAAGTATAGTTATACACTAAACAAAAATATCTGGACAACAAATAGTAACTTAATGTACTCCCAAATGAAATCTCATGAAATCTCCTGAATACTATGACAATTTTTGGTTACACAGTTTCTGACTTACAAATTGTAGTGAGCACAAAAAGTTGCCTAATACCaaaaatgtttgcttttttAGCAAAATAAGTTACCAACCAGAATGAACCATTACTATGACTGGTACCCTGGTCAATTCTTGCTTGGCCAACAAATTTGCTCAGTATATTTTTCTGCTtcaaagggtgtatgtactttttgtaggacaaaaaacacaatgtccacagatttacactaaacttacacagtttgaagataaaatgatagtagaaagcttcccttaaaatattatgtgctgaggtgctgtagtttggggtaatgaataaaaaaacaatgtcatgagaccaaaattattttaagcatttacaaacgtattttcattacattgttttactcatttctcaaaaa
Coding sequences within it:
- the LOC139943682 gene encoding mitochondrial dicarboxylate carrier-like — its product is MSVIDRTQLHPRWYFGGLASAGAACFTHPLDLIKVHLQTQQQVKYRASGMAVFIVRNKGVLALYNGLSASICRQMSYSLTRFALYEGLKDRLMADDPTHKPLPFYKKALLAAGSGACGGLVGAPADMINVRMQNDIKVSPDKQRNYKHAFDGLWKVYKHEGFRSLYNGASMAIIRAVFMTVGQLSLYDQFKQILISTGMFSDNMFTHFTSSFMAGFCATGMTQPMDVLKTRLMNAPAGQYKNILDCVWQTAKVGPLGFYKGFVPAFVRLAPQTILTFMFFEQLRMKFGFEVYDKNKR